Sequence from the Pongo pygmaeus isolate AG05252 chromosome 23, NHGRI_mPonPyg2-v2.0_pri, whole genome shotgun sequence genome:
TCAGGGGGCCTTCTCATAATTCCTCAGGAATGTGGAGCCTGGAGGGCTCTTCCCCCAAGACTCTCCCTGCTCTCTTCAGACTAGGACAAGCTGGCTCATGGTTGAGTTGGGCCAGCCCACACTCCCTGCTGAAAGCTATCTCCATCCCATCCCCACCCTTGCCACCTGGCCTTCCCGCTAAGCAGAAACGAATGATGGGGGGCGCTAAAAAGGGAGATGATAGAGGGTTCTTTGGCCCTATCCCTGAATGATTtggggggtggggacagaggaaaTCACCCCACCTTTACTGGCTCCCTTCTGGTTATCAGACCCACACTGGAGGCTTATCTCTGCCACTATCTTCCAGGGGAACCCTGGGCCAGTCCTCTCTTCCTTGAGCCACAGAGGATCTGTATGTAGCAGGTGGCTCTACATGGTGGAGGTGTGGGGGAGGCAACAGGATTGGCTGACTCACTCCAGAGAAGGTGTTCTTTCCTTAACCTGGTTAGACCAGTCACCCCCAATTTCCCAGGACCTGAGGGGCTGAGAACCTGGTAGAAGCACCTGTCACCCAGGGATGCCCTCCCTAAGGCCCTGGGGTGGCCCCTAGTGCCAGCCACCTTATATGTCTGGGGGATTGGTCCTCCCACTCTGCACCCTGGCTTCTTCGATGGTGGCTAGGGCTAGGCCAATGCAGTGGGGACAATAGCCCTCAGCCAGGCAGGACTCCTGAGCACCtgccctcagtttccccatctgtagatGAAGCAGTCAACCCCCAGCTGGGCTGTGGTGTTTGGTGACTAGACCATGGGAGCCTCCCTTGCTCAGAGGGTGGACTTCAGCTGTCACCTTTCCCTCTAGGGACCATGTTAGTGGCCCACAGGgtggcctccctcctcctcctgcaaTAGCTCCCTGGCTTTTGGGGATCTGGGCTCTGAGGGGCAGGAATCGAGTTGTAGAAAGGAGTGCCTGGCTTGGCACCTGGCATAGGTGGGCGGTTTCTGGCTGTCCACTCACAGTCGTGTGCTCTGTGAACCACAATGCAAAGTGGGCTACCCAAGATCCCTGAAACAGTGGGCTGGGTCTACCCCCAGGACCCTGCGTGGGCAGGCAGGCACGTGAAGAGCTTGGGACATAGGGAGTGGACACAGGCCACACATTGTGCCCCAGGCAGAGCCGTGGGCAGCTGGTGCCAGCCCTCCGCCCCTGGCAGCCAAAATGACCTGCCCCTCGCCCCCACTGCAGCTGGAGGTCACAGCGGATCTGGCAGAGCGGCGGCGCATCCGCTCAGCCATCCGGGAACTGCAGCGGCAGGAGCTGGAGCGTGAGGAGGAGGCCCTGGCATCCAAGCGTTTCCGTGCCGAGCGGCAGGACAACAAGGAGAACTGGCTGCAGTGAGTAGCGGGGGGTGGAACATGCGGGTGAGAGGGTGAGTGTGAGCCCCGGCTCAGCTCATGTGTGCAGGCAGGCGTGCGCACAAGTGTATCTGTGGACTGCATGTGCCAATGGCAGTATGTCCACATACGCTTCTGGAAAAACAGGGATGTTTGTGGGCATGGAACACGTACTGATTGTGGTGTCGCGGCCGTGCTGAGTGTGTGGTATTAGTGCCCACGTCCATGGGCATATGAGTATTAGTGTGCAGTCAGAGGGTGTGCACAGCCACATGCCCTTCTGCCAAGGTTCTGGGTACTCTGTTCTGGCTCCTACCCTTAGCCCACATCCTCCACGACCTGGCCGTGGCAGTAGTGGTTACAGTCATGATGTCTCTGCAGCTCTCGGCAGCGGGAAGCTGAGCAGCGGGCTGCCCTGGCACGGCTGGCAGGGCAGCTGGAGTCCATGAACGATGTGGAAGAATTGACTGCACTGGTGAGgcccaggctggggcaggggatggGGGCAGGGCAGGTGAAGACCTGGACTCCACAGCCCAACACCCGCGGCCTGTCTCTCACCCATAGTTGCGAAGCGCTGGTGAGTATGAGGAGCGCAAGCTGATCCGAGCTGCCATCCGCCGTGTACGGGCTCAGGAGATTGAGGGTATGTGGCCTGTCCcggccccacccctgccctgctgTCTGTTGTCCACAGCACCTCCCCACCACTCACCTGCCACTTGCTCCTTCCCTTCCAGCTGCCACCTTGGCTGGGAGGTTGTGCGGCGGGCGTCCCAACAGTGGCTCAAGAGAGGACAGCAAGGGGCGAGCGGCACACAGGCTGGAACAGTGTGAGGTAAGGAGAGTGGGAGGGTGGCCCAGTGTCCTGTGCCCACGGATGCCAGTAGCACAGAGTGCCTGCGTGTCTTTGCTAGGCTGGTATTTGACTGTAAGGGGCCCACCCCTGCCATCCAGCCTCTATTTAGCAGACAGAGGGATCTCCCAGAAATGCAAATCTGGCCCTGGCACCTCCCCTGCTTCAACCCGTCCCAGGGCTGCCCCTCACCCTCCACACAGCCCACATCTTTACCTTGGCTTATGGGGCCTGCATGTGAGACCCCAGCTGGCTCACAGTTCACTCTCTATTTTCCAGAGAGTGTGGGTGAGAGGTCAGGCCATGCAGGTTCCCTAAGTGGCCAGCAGAGGCCGCTGGGTCCACGGTCCTGGCGGGACCCCGCTCCCACTCCAGATGAACCAGGCTAAGGCCAGGAGTCAGGAACCTCCACTCCAGGGATCTATTAAGGCTCCCGTCCCCAGTAGGTCTCCTGCCATACCCACCCACTGACATCAGGACCTGGTCCTCTCTGAACCCCTTTGGCTAGGTAGTGCCAAGAGATTGGGAAGTGGGGATCAGAGACTGCCCTTAGCATGCCAGTGCCAGTGCTTGCACAGGTGTGCCTACAGGAAGCCATGCCCTACCACTCTGCTTTGCATGCCCTGCCCTGGGCACTTGCCAGCCTGGCCCTCAGTGGTGGGGGTGGCGCTCAAGGCCTAGGGAGCCTTGGTTGCATCCTGTGGGTCCCTTACAGGTGCCAGAGCGAGAGGAACAGGAACAGCAGGTAGAGGTCTCAAAGCCAACCCCCACCCCTGAAGGCACCAGCCAGGATGTGACCACAGTGACACTCCTGCTGCGAGCCCCACCTGGGAGCACATCCAGCTCACCTGCCTCACCCAGCAGTTCACCCACCCCTGCCTCTCCTGAGCCTCCATTGGAGACTGCCGAGGCCCAGTGCCTTACAGCTGAGGTTCCAGGCAGCGCAGAGCCACCCCCCAGCCCACCCAAGACCACCAGCCCTGAGCCTCAGGAGTCTCCAGCGCTCCCCAGCACTGAGGGCCAGGTGGTCAACAAGGTGAGTCTGGACGAGGGGCAGGGATGCCAGGCAAGTGAGCAGGTCTGGGAGTCAGGCCTTGCTCAGGCCCTGTTCTTCTCCCTTGCAGCTTCTGTCTGGCCCCAAAGAGACCCCGGCTGCCCAGAGCCCCACCAGAGGCCCCTCTGACACCAAGAGAGCAGGTGAGGGTCCCAGCAGGGGTAGTCACAGGCAtctgccttcccctcctcccGCCTCCCTTTCCCTGCCTAGAGAATGGGCTCTTGTGCCTGGCAGCTCCAGCTTCCTCAGGTCCACGCAGTCCCTGATACTGCACCCCACCCCTGAAGTGTCCCCGCCCTCAGCTAGGCCagcctccccctccacccccatgGCTAGAGGCCTCCCCTGCAGCCTTGAAAGGCAACGGGCCTCAGGCACATTCTTCTCCCCAATAAGGGAGTCCACCCATCTCCCAGCTGGAGCTGTGGGCAGCACTGGCCAGGAGGGCTGTCCCCCCTCCCCATCTGCAGGAAGGATCTGGGCACCCTTCCTCCAGCCTAAGCCTCGCCTGGCCCCCAGGAGTGTCCAAATCATCCTAGGGTCAGTGTGGGACGAGAAGGAGGTGCCTGTAGGAGAGATGCAGCCGAGTGGGGATGCCGGAGTGTGGGAGATCCAGGAGGGGAtggagaggtggggtgggggttgagtATAGGAAAGGGTGGGAGGCTAGGGAGGTGTAGAGGAGAGGATTATGAGAGGTGGACGCCCACTATCCcctgtcttttctctttccccacaTGGCCATCACCCCCTCCCCAACCTGCCAGACGTGGCTGGACCCCGACCCTGCCAACGCTCCCTGTCGGTGCTCAGCCCCCGCCAACCAGCCCAGAACCGAGGTACTACCTATTCTCACCCTGCCTAGGATCTGGGCAGACCCTGTCCCACCCAGTCGCTGACAGCCCTCCTGTTCCTTCTAGAGTCCACCCCCCTTGCCAGCGGACCTTCCTCGTTCCAGCGGGCTGGCTCTGTGCGGGACCGTGTCCACAAGTTCACATCTGATTCTCCTATGGCTGCTAGGCTCCAGGATGGCACGCCCCGGGCTGCCCTAAGTCCCCTGACCCCCGCAAGGCTCCTGGGCCCCTCCCTCACCAGCAccacccctgcctcctcctccagcgGCTCCTCCTCTCGGGGCCCCAGTGATACCTCCTCCCGGTTCAGCAAGGAGCAACGAGGAGGAGCCCAGCCCCTGGCCCAGCTTCGAAGCTGCCCCCAGGAGGAGGGCCCCAGGGGGCGGGGCTTGGCTGCTAGGCCCCTTGAAAACAGAGCAGGGGGGCCTGTGGCACGTTCAGAGGAGCCTGGTGCCCCGCTGCCCGTGGCCGTCGGCACTGCCGAGCCAGGGGGCGGTATGAAGACCACATTCACCATCGAGATCAAGGACGGCCGTGGCCAGGCCTCCACAGGCCGGGTGCTGCTGCCCACAGGCAACCAGAGGGCAGGTAGGCGCCCCTCACTGCCTCCCCAATGGGGATGAGTGCCTGCAACCGCACCTCTGCATACAGGACAGGTGCTGCGGCCAGGGCTCAGGGTGTCTCCAAAGGGTGTGCTGGGAGCGAGGGCACTATCAACCTTGTCTGGCACTGCCCTCACTCCACCTGATCCTCCTGACAGCCGCCTTTCTCCCCACTCAGAACTGACACTGGGGCTGCGGGCGCCCCCGACCCTACTCAGCACCAGTAGTGGAGGCAAGAGCACCATCACCCGTGTCAACAGCCCTGGGACCCTGGCTCGGCTGGGGAGTGTCACTCACGTCACCAGCTTCAGCCATGCCCCCCCCAGTAGCCGAGGAGGCTGCAGCATCAAGGTGAGCCCCTCCTCACCCCACCAGCCTCACCATCCGTCAGCCTCACATACACTGCTTCAGGGTGTAGGGCTAGCAGGGTTCCTCTGCTCCTCCCCTACTGCACACACAGAgaaaccgaggcccagagagggaaggtgGCTGCTCACAGACCACAGCCAGTCGGTGGCAGAGCTAAGGCCTGACCCTAGCATATCAGTCCCTAAGTGTGTTGGAAGCTTACTCTGTACTGGCGTTAAGCTTCCTGGATGCTGATCTCTGATCCTTAGTCCGAAATTGGTTGGTTCATTCCTGGtgaacagatggagaaactgaggctcagagagggtggtAAGGGCTTGCTCCCCTCTTCCTGTGGCAGCCCCAGTGCCCCTGCGCCAACCCACACTGGACATCAGCCCCGAGGTGTAGAGCAGCTCATCTGCTCatccaagatcagcctggcccatTAGGAGATTGGAGATTAGTGATTAGCATCTACGTCAACCTCCCTGTGGGGGTTGGGCAGAAGCTCTGATGGGGGACAGACAGGCAAGGGGGCGCCAATCAGGTGAGGCAGCAGTCTAGCAGGTGCCTTGGGAACTGAATACGCAGCACCCTTCCATTATTCATTCCCAAGCCCAGGATCCACTAGCCGGGAGCTCAGCCGGGAAAGGGATCCCCAAGCGGGCCACCCGGCTGCCCAGGTAATGCCCTCTGTGCTAAGCCAGGGACTGAACGGGACTTTGGCTGAGGTGAGATGGCTAGAGCCAGCTTTGGGCCTTCTcaggggagacagggagagagtgAGGGAAATCAAGCACCCTTCCTTTCCAAAAAAGCAGGATCCAGCTGCCCTCTGACAAGGGAttgtgtggagtggggtggggggaccaGCTGAGGCGCTTGAGGTGGATGGGAGGTGCCACAGTGAGACCTGGGTCTGACACCACCAActtgcctcagtttacccatctggAACCAAAGGGGACAGGTGCTGTGCCCATAATGTGCTTGCTCAAAGTCTGTGGTTGGACGTGAGCACCATGGGCAGGCCAGAGGGCATTTATGTAAGACCAAGACACTTTTTGTAGCAGATCACTCAAAGTCCTGCCTCcctgtgcctccatttccacCATCTGTTCCAGCTGTCTAAAACAGCTGGAGTTAGGGTAAAGGGTAAAGGAGTACAGGCTGTGGAGTCCAGCAGACTGATTCTCACAGCTATTGTACACGGTGGCTCAGCCAGGTCCATTCCCTgttccctgcctcagtttccccacctgtgagACATGGGACCCTGATCTCAGTGATCTTCAGAATCCATGCAGTCTTACTGTGCTGCAGGCCTATGATTTCTGTAGGGCTAGAGCCAGGCCTGGCGATCTGCCTGCTTGGGCTGGccccccctcccccactgcccCTTCCACGGAGGAGCCCAGAATAGGTTTCAATTTGGGCTGCAGCTCCAGCTGGCTGGTGGcgggctgggaggcaggggcggGGCAGGCCTGCTGCCCTTGCCTTTGCCCTCAGACCAGCTGCAAAGACTCAGACACTGTCAGCCAGAGGCAGCAGCCCCTGCCACGGCCCCACCATTACCCCCCATAGAGTCCCCACCAGCACCATGCCGGGGGTACCAGGGCCTGGGCCTGAGCTGGCTGCAGCCCTTGAGGAGCAGTTGGGCCGGGCACTGGAGGAGCTGCGGGCGGTGGCTGAAGCAGGCCGGGTGGCAGTGACCCAGGCAGCCGAGGTAGCTGTAGCCACCGTGGAGCCGGTGGCCCGGGCAGCTGAAGAGCTGCGGGCAGAGAGAGCAGCACTGAGCCGGCGGCTGGATGCACTGAGCAGGCAGGTGGAGGTGCTGAGCCTACGGCTGGGGGTCCCACTTGTGTCCGGCCTTGAGCCTGAGCTGGAGCCCAGCGAGCTGCTCCTGGCTGCCGCCGACCCCGAGGCCCTCTTCCAGGCTGCCGAGGATGCTGGGACCCCCGTGGCCCACCCACCTGCCTTCAGCACCCGCCGCCGCTCCTCCACCGGCACCACCCGCAGCACTAGTCTCGTAAGTCCTTCTGGGTTGGTGGGAGGGGGTAGTTTTGAGCCAGGTTCTGCCTCCTCTATGACTTTAGGTATGTCAccaccttctctgagcctcagtttacctaTCTTGACAGGGGACTGGGGCACTAGTGCTCTAAGACTAGGGCAAGAGGGTGCCAGGCTCCAGCCCTGAGGCATGCGTGGCAGCTGCCTTGGCAGCCCCTGGCATgacccaggccccagcccccagctcccCGCGCCCTGCACCCTGGCGAGACCAAGCCTCCCTGAAACAGCTGCCACCTCGGCTCTCCTTACCCTTATAGCAGACAGAGAGGCCCTGCCAGGAGAGGAAGGGCCATAATAGTTGGCTTGGGGCCTTGTCTTCAAGGGGCTAGGGAGATGCCCTGGGAGGGCTGCAGGGCTAGAGACTCCTTAGAGGATGGTTTCCAGCAGGGGCGAGGCAGGGGGAGGTGGTACAGAGGAGAGCTTCATAGAGGTCTTGGCTCAGGGCAGCCCCAGTCAGACACCTGGTCAGGAGCCTACAGGCCCCGGGCCAGCCCTCTTGGCAAGGTGGCAGGCGGATGGGGGGCAACATGTGCTGCCTGGGCACTGGCCCAGGAGGACCTAGGCCTTGGGAACTGGCAGCACAGAGCAGAGCCTGCCTGGGAGGGGGCTGGGAACAAAGCAGCAAAATGAACTGAGGTTCAGGAGTTAGGCTGCCTTCAGCTCAGATCCCAGGATGCATCACACTTAGAGAGAGACTGTGGGCAAGTCAGTTAGCtgccctgagcctcagttttcccttctggtttttttttttttttttctggtcttgtTTTGTTTGCGAcacggtcttactctgttgcccaggctggagtgcagttgcgtgatcatagctctctgcagcctctaactcctgggctccagtaatcctcctacctcagctttctgagtaggtgggactacaggtgcacaccaccatgcctagctaattttttatttttgtttttgtagagatgcggtctcgctatgttacccaggttggtctcaaactgctggcaaCAAGTGATCCCTCCCCCCTCGGCCTTCCaaactgttgagattacaggcatgagccactgcgcccggccttcccTTCTGTTAAATAGGGACAGTAAAATCCCTAGTGCTTATACAACACTTACTATGGACTGgaaatcatcatcattatcactatcCATTGTATTAATACAATTCTGGGTATGTGGGAAGCCCTACAAGACTTTCAGTGCCTCTTCCCTGACTGACGCTGACATGGCCATCTTTgggcaggcaggctggcaggctaGTGGTTATTTCCAAGGCGTGCCAGCAACCCTAGGATCTGCTCCCCTATCCACTGGAGACATGATGAGTTTCACCCATACCCCTGCTTAAAGTCCATGCCGTCTCCCCACCCTGCAGATGGAACCAGAGCCAGCAGAGCCTCTCGCTGCAGCAGTGGAAGCGGCCAATGGGGCTGAGCAGACCCGAGTGAACAAAGCACCAGAGGGGCGGAGCCCTCTGAGCGCTGAGGAACTGATGACTATTGAGGATGAAGGAGTCTTGGACAAGATGGTATGGCCAGATCCAGTGGGCTGGGGGTTGGCAGAGGTCAGCAGGCACCAGGTAGGCAATGACGGGCTCTATATGCAGCTGGATCAGAGCACGGACTTTGAAGAGCGGAAGCTCATCCGGGCCGCACTTCGTGAGCTCCGACAAAGGAAGAGAGGTAGAGAGCCAGTTGCCCTACCCTAGATCCAGCTGCCCCATTCCCCAGCTGCTCCCCTCATACTCTGGGGTCCATTTGTGGACACCCCAGCTTAATAACTGCCCTACCCAGCTTCTCCTTCTCTAGACCCAGCAGTTCCCTTGGCTATTCCCCGCTGGATCCAGCTTCTCCTTCCCTAGCTCCTTCTCTCCCGCTGGTGACCCCAGTTATTCTCCCCAACCagcttctcttctccttcctagACCCAGATACTCCCTCCCGCAGCTACTCTCTCCTTGGATCCAGTTGCCTCTCAAAGCACTGTCAACGACTCCTTCCCTGAATCCAGATACTCCTTCTCCCTGCTGCTTCTCTCTCCCTGAAGTCCGTTGGTTGCCATCTTAGCCTCTGCCCCATCCAGCTTCCCTTTTCCTGGACACAGCTACTTCCTCCCCCAGATAGTTCTTCCCTGGACACATCTATTCATTCCCTTAGATTCTGGGTTCAATTGCTTCTCCTCTCAAACACTCTCAATTACTCCTTCTCTGAATCTAGCTGCTTCTGCCAGGGCCCACTGATGGCCACCCCAGTCTCTATCTCTACCCACCTACTTCTATTTTAAGCCCAGTTTACCCCCTTCACTAGCTTCTCTCCCAGCTACTCTTCCCCTGGATCAGATTGCTTCTCAGATCCCATCAATTGCTCCCTTCCTGGATCTAAATATTCCTGCCTCCAGCTGCTCTTCTCCTCCAACCAAAGACCCGCTGATGGCCCACCCAGCTACTTCCTCACTCAGCTTCTCCTTCCTTGGACTCAGCTACCCCCTCACTAGATCTAGATACCCCTCCTGACTTAGCTACTCATTCCTATAGAAACCCTTTTTGGATCCATACCCCTTTGAGTTCAGCTATTCCATATTCTCTAGTTTCTGCCTGAGTCCATCAACCCCTTCGCACACTCCATTCCCTGTCAAGTTATGGCTGTCCCCTCACCCCAGCTTCTCCTAGAGAGGCCCTTGTTACCTGTGTCATTCATGTTTCTAACAAGCCACCCTCCACCCCATCTTGTGTGCCCCATGCACCTGTGCATCTGTGCTGTGTGGGTGTTGGTGGCCCTTTTGCGCATGCATGGGGCATCCCCTGCCCAGACCAGCGGGACAAGGAGCGGGAACGGCGGCTGCAGGAGGCACGGGGCCGGCCAGGGGAGGGGCGAGGCAACACAGCCACTGAGACCACCACGAGGCACAGCCAGCGGGCAGCTGATGGCTCTGCTGTCAGCACTGTTACCAAGACTGAGCGGCTCGTCCACTCCAGTAAGGGGCCAAATGGGGCCCAGGGCTCAGGGTGGGAATAcatcctcccccagccccctatgCCTTTCACATCCTTCTCATCCCCTGCCCCTGCAGATGATGGCACACGGACGGCCCGCACCACCACAGTGGAGTCGAGTTTCGTGAGGCGCTCGGAGAGTAAGGCCACCTGGCGTCGCCCtgtgcctgcctgcctgtccgCCCACCTCCTCCAGCTCTTCCTTGagctctctctctgtgtcttcaacTGTGCCGTCactttctcttctctgcctgCGGCTATCACCACCCCTCCATACAGCCTCCCATCCCATCTCCTGATGTCCAGCCCAGGCCCTCACCTGGTGCCCCTTCCCCTTTTTTGCAGATGGCAGTGGCAGCACCATGATGCAAACCAagaccttctcctcttcctcttcatccAAGAAGATGGGCAGGTGAGCACCAGCACCCAATCCCTGACCATAGAGGAGTCAGTGCCACAGGGGACCTAACTGCAAACCCGTTTACAGAGTggcgggctgggcacagtgactcttGCACAgtgactcttgcctgtaatcctagcactttgggaggccgaggcaggcggatcacttgaggtcaggagtttgagaccagcctggccaacatggtaaaacctcatctctcctaaaaatacaaaaattagccgggcgtggtggcaggcacctgtaatcccaactactggggaggccgaggcacaagaatcacttgaatctgggaggtggaggttgcagtgagccgagatcgctccactgcactccagtctgggcaacagagcgagactcagtctcaaaaataaatagatagataataaataaataaataaataaataaataaaacagagggGTAGACTGGGATGCTGGGAGGTAAGAGGTCTATAGCCAGGGAGGGGCAAAGTGAGAGTTAATGATCCTGCTCTCTTTGGGACCTCATTTTATTCTCAACCACAGCACAGGAGAGGTGGATGCTCAGGGAGGCCAGTGAGTTGCTTAGGGGCTCACATCTCTGAGTGGCCGCAGTAGCATTGAACCCTTACAGAGGCCTACCTACCACACTGAGCTGCCTGGTGGCACTGCCACTTCCCAGGATCTGCAAACCAtgtcccaggtcacacagcaccTTTATACCTTAGCCCCATGAGAAAGGAGGGTACCCCCATGTAACAGAGGCTGTTGGGGCTGGCAGAAAGCAGGAACAGGATCAGAATCCAGGATGAGAACCAAAGGGGTCCAGGGACTCTGAGTCAGACAGACGTTGTTCAAGTTCTAGTTCCGCCCATCACGTCCTCTGaaatcttaggcaagttactgccagaggtctcagtttcctcacctttaGTGGAATTGGTAAGGCCCCTCCCTGCTCTTGTGAAGTTTAAAATGGCACACAGGAAAAGATCAACAGagatgaattattattattactattattatgctAGTCATCATTTTTATTATCGGATAGTGTCCAGAAGCTGAACTCCCCTGTAACTTGAGGGTACAATGACCCTTCTCAGAGAACTCCtcgtgggtgggggagggggaggcggaAACCTGTTGAAAACCTTGCTGTCATTTGAGCCTCAGTGTACTCCTCTAAAATGCGTGTGATGAGGACGCCTCCCTCCCTGGCAGGCGTTTGTGGCAGTGGAGATACTAGTGTGCTACAAGACCCCCCCTCCTCCTCGCGAgtggtggcccaggctggggagcaGCCCTCCTCTCCCTGCCTAACATGCTCCTCCCCAACCCCTAGCATCTTTGACCGCGAGGACCAGGCCAGCCCACGGGCCGGCAGCCTGGCGGCGCTCGAGAAACGGCAGGCCGAGAAGAAGAAAGAGCTGATGAAGGCGCAGAGTCTGCCCaagacctcagcctcccaggcgcGCAAGGCCATGATTGAGAAGCTGGAGAAGGAGAGCGCGGCCGGGTGAGCTGCAGAAGTGGGCTGGGCAGTGGGGGGCGGGGCTTGATAGTTGGCCCGGCAGAGGCGGGAAGACCGCGCGGCTAGATCTGTGGTGCAAAGGCCCGAAGGTCATGGAAGGCGGGGCCTGGGAGCCACTGGGTGGGCCCACAGAGGCATGCCCCTTATAGTCGTGTGACCTGGTCCTGTCACTGCCCCTACAGCAGCCCTGGCGGACCCCGCGCAG
This genomic interval carries:
- the SMTN gene encoding smoothelin isoform X6, translated to MRVHPRPHSRLAAKLAGLEPEIPYPGFEFSELVTGATGTGDLTRKEPTELGASEMADEALAGLDEGALRKLLEVTADLAERRRIRSAIRELQRQELEREEEALASKRFRAERQDNKENWLHSRQREAEQRAALARLAGQLESMNDVEELTALLRSAGEYEERKLIRAAIRRVRAQEIEAATLAGRLCGGRPNSGSREDSKGRAAHRLEQCEVPEREEQEQQVEVSKPTPTPEGTSQDVTTVTLLLRAPPGSTSSSPASPSSSPTPASPEPPLETAEAQCLTAEVPGSAEPPPSPPKTTSPEPQESPALPSTEGQVVNKLLSGPKETPAAQSPTRGPSDTKRADVAGPRPCQRSLSVLSPRQPAQNRESTPLASGPSSFQRAGSVRDRVHKFTSDSPMAARLQDGTPRAALSPLTPARLLGPSLTSTTPASSSSGSSSRGPSDTSSRFSKEQRGGAQPLAQLRSCPQEEGPRGRGLAARPLENRAGGPVARSEEPGAPLPVAVGTAEPGGGMKTTFTIEIKDGRGQASTGRVLLPTGNQRAELTLGLRAPPTLLSTSSGGKSTITRVNSPGTLARLGSVTHVTSFSHAPPSSRGGCSIKAAEDAGTPVAHPPAFSTRRRSSTGTTRSTSLMEPEPAEPLAAAVEAANGAEQTRVNKAPEGRSPLSAEELMTIEDEGVLDKMLDQSTDFEERKLIRAALRELRQRKRDQRDKERERRLQEARGRPGEGRGNTATETTTRHSQRAADGSAVSTVTKTERLVHSNDGTRTARTTTVESSFVRRSENGSGSTMMQTKTFSSSSSSKKMGSIFDREDQASPRAGSLAALEKRQAEKKKELMKAQSLPKTSASQARKAMIEKLEKESAAGSPGGPRAAVQRSTSFGVPNANSIKQMLLDWCRAKTRGYEHVDIQNFSSSWSDGMAFCALVHNFFPEAFDYGQLSPQNRRQNFEVAFSSAEMLVDCVPLVEVEDMMIMGKKPDPKCVFTYVQSLYNHLRRHELRLRGKNV
- the SMTN gene encoding smoothelin isoform X4 — its product is MADEALAGLDEGALRKLLEVTADLAERRRIRSAIRELQRQELEREEEALASKRFRAERQDNKENWLHSRQREAEQRAALARLAGQLESMNDVEELTALLRSAGEYEERKLIRAAIRRVRAQEIEAATLAGRLCGGRPNSGSREDSKGRAAHRLEQCEVPEREEQEQQVEVSKPTPTPEGTSQDVTTVTLLLRAPPGSTSSSPASPSSSPTPASPEPPLETAEAQCLTAEVPGSAEPPPSPPKTTSPEPQESPALPSTEGQVVNKLLSGPKETPAAQSPTRGPSDTKRADVAGPRPCQRSLSVLSPRQPAQNRESTPLASGPSSFQRAGSVRDRVHKFTSDSPMAARLQDGTPRAALSPLTPARLLGPSLTSTTPASSSSGSSSRGPSDTSSRFSKEQRGGAQPLAQLRSCPQEEGPRGRGLAARPLENRAGGPVARSEEPGAPLPVAVGTAEPGGGMKTTFTIEIKDGRGQASTGRVLLPTGNQRAELTLGLRAPPTLLSTSSGGKSTITRVNSPGTLARLGSVTHVTSFSHAPPSSRGGCSIKMEPEPAEPLAAAVEAANGAEQTRVNKAPEGRSPLSAEELMTIEDEGVLDKMLDQSTDFEERKLIRAALRELRQRKRDGSGSTMMQTKTFSSSSSSKKMGSIFDREDQASPRAGSLAALEKRQAEKKKELMKAQSLPKTSASQARKAMIEKLEKESAAGSPGGPRAAVQRSTSFGVPNANSIKQMLLDWCRAKTRGYEHVDIQNFSSSWSDGMAFCALVHNFFPEAFDYGQLSPQNRRQNFEVAFSSAETHADCPQLLDTEDMVRLREPDWKCVYTYIQEFYRCLVQKGLVKTKKS
- the SMTN gene encoding smoothelin isoform X3; this encodes MADEALAGLDEGALRKLLEVTADLAERRRIRSAIRELQRQELEREEEALASKRFRAERQDNKENWLHSRQREAEQRAALARLAGQLESMNDVEELTALLRSAGEYEERKLIRAAIRRVRAQEIEAATLAGRLCGGRPNSGSREDSKGRAAHRLEQCEVPEREEQEQQVEVSKPTPTPEGTSQDVTTVTLLLRAPPGSTSSSPASPSSSPTPASPEPPLETAEAQCLTAEVPGSAEPPPSPPKTTSPEPQESPALPSTEGQVVNKLLSGPKETPAAQSPTRGPSDTKRADVAGPRPCQRSLSVLSPRQPAQNRESTPLASGPSSFQRAGSVRDRVHKFTSDSPMAARLQDGTPRAALSPLTPARLLGPSLTSTTPASSSSGSSSRGPSDTSSRFSKEQRGGAQPLAQLRSCPQEEGPRGRGLAARPLENRAGGPVARSEEPGAPLPVAVGTAEPGGGMKTTFTIEIKDGRGQASTGRVLLPTGNQRAELTLGLRAPPTLLSTSSGGKSTITRVNSPGTLARLGSVTHVTSFSHAPPSSRGGCSIKMEPEPAEPLAAAVEAANGAEQTRVNKAPEGRSPLSAEELMTIEDEGVLDKMLDQSTDFEERKLIRAALRELRQRKRDGSGSTMMQTKTFSSSSSSKKMGSIFDREDQASPRAGSLAALEKRQAEKKKELMKAQSLPKTSASQARKAMIEKLEKESAAGSPGGPRAAVQRSTSFGVPNANSIKQMLLDWCRAKTRGYEHVDIQNFSSSWSDGMAFCALVHNFFPEAFDYGQLSPQNRRQNFEVAFSSAEMLVDCVPLVEVEDMMIMGKKPDPKCVFTYVQSLYNHLRRHELRLRGKNV